One segment of Acidianus sp. HS-5 DNA contains the following:
- a CDS encoding glycoside hydrolase family 15 protein, whose amino-acid sequence MTRSIILSNGRLTILADQNYLLRELYYPLSTDNHLHVGRIGIWVNNSFYWLHDLHPQIEYEEDTLSAKVEATVEGIKIKIKDAVDMAYEILSREVTVEGNKEVKIFFAWDYHIFGTEYGDTALYDPATDGIIHYKRDRWFLFTCDIPTYQYATGYKEVMGYQGTWKDCEDGELSNNPIAQGAVDSAISFKINTGTTFYCWLISGYNYGDVRRKNEYVQNKSPRELIDRTEKFWRAWLIKAKDYDKVVRRSLLTIVANWQENGAIPASLDTDIMRFNKDTYNYVWHRDAAFASIALTLLGYQDFSRKFFTFSNDLLFNGFLFQKYTVDGFWGSTWHPWTTGYVPIQEDETALLIYALWIHFRKFWDVDFVKDLYRPMVKSAADFLSTYVDEKTGLPLPSYDLWEERRGIHFFTSAAVYAGLVAASKFAEFFGDEEYKDKYFSAAQLIRKGLDTFYQGDHFARMLGDKGFDKTVDSSTVLGALLVYDPMDPRVISNRKIVEEKLNVNGGIIRYEGDWYLKESDKPNPWYITTLWVAQQHIAEGNIGKATEYLNWVLKNSLPTGIIPEQITPSGNYPSVSPLVWSHAELVRTYYYLKNGFTKFI is encoded by the coding sequence ATGACAAGGAGCATTATTCTGAGTAATGGAAGACTTACAATCTTAGCTGATCAAAATTACCTTTTGAGGGAATTATATTATCCTCTAAGCACTGATAATCATTTACATGTAGGGAGAATAGGAATTTGGGTTAACAATAGCTTTTATTGGCTCCACGATCTTCATCCACAAATAGAATATGAAGAGGATACGTTATCAGCTAAGGTCGAAGCTACTGTTGAAGGCATAAAAATTAAAATAAAAGACGCAGTCGACATGGCTTACGAGATTCTATCTAGAGAGGTTACAGTGGAAGGAAACAAAGAGGTTAAAATATTCTTCGCTTGGGACTACCATATTTTCGGCACGGAATACGGAGATACAGCTTTATATGACCCAGCAACTGATGGTATTATTCATTATAAGCGTGATAGGTGGTTCTTATTCACTTGTGATATTCCTACTTATCAATACGCTACAGGTTATAAGGAAGTAATGGGTTATCAAGGAACCTGGAAGGATTGTGAAGATGGAGAGCTTTCAAATAATCCTATAGCCCAAGGTGCAGTAGATTCTGCAATAAGTTTTAAGATAAACACGGGCACCACATTTTACTGTTGGCTTATTTCAGGTTATAATTACGGAGATGTGAGAAGAAAGAATGAATATGTACAGAACAAGAGCCCTAGAGAATTAATAGATAGAACAGAAAAATTCTGGAGAGCTTGGCTAATAAAGGCTAAGGATTACGATAAGGTAGTGAGGAGAAGTCTCTTAACCATAGTAGCTAACTGGCAAGAAAACGGTGCTATTCCTGCTTCTTTAGACACTGATATAATGAGGTTTAATAAGGATACTTATAATTATGTCTGGCATAGGGATGCTGCTTTTGCAAGTATAGCATTAACACTATTAGGGTATCAGGATTTTTCTAGGAAATTCTTTACTTTTTCTAATGATTTATTGTTTAATGGTTTTTTATTTCAGAAATATACTGTTGACGGTTTTTGGGGCTCTACGTGGCATCCTTGGACTACTGGCTATGTGCCTATCCAAGAAGATGAGACCGCGTTACTGATTTATGCTCTATGGATACATTTCAGAAAGTTCTGGGATGTCGATTTCGTTAAAGATTTATATAGGCCTATGGTAAAATCTGCTGCAGACTTTTTATCTACATACGTAGATGAGAAGACCGGTTTACCGTTACCTTCTTACGATTTATGGGAAGAAAGAAGGGGAATACATTTCTTTACATCTGCAGCCGTGTATGCAGGATTAGTCGCAGCTTCAAAATTTGCCGAATTCTTTGGTGATGAAGAATATAAGGATAAGTATTTTTCCGCTGCACAACTTATAAGGAAAGGCTTAGATACTTTCTACCAAGGAGACCATTTTGCCAGAATGCTGGGAGATAAAGGTTTTGATAAGACTGTCGATTCCAGTACAGTTTTAGGTGCTTTGCTTGTTTACGACCCTATGGATCCCAGAGTGATAAGTAATAGAAAGATAGTCGAAGAAAAGCTTAATGTTAATGGTGGCATAATAAGGTATGAAGGAGACTGGTATTTAAAAGAAAGCGATAAGCCTAATCCTTGGTATATAACTACATTGTGGGTAGCTCAGCAACACATAGCTGAGGGAAATATCGGAAAGGCAACAGAGTATTTGAATTGGGTTCTAAAGAATTCCTTACCTACAGGTATAATACCAGAGCAAATTACTCCGTCTGGCAATTATCCTTCAGTCTCTCCATTAGTATGGTCTCATGCAGAATTGGTAAGAACTTATTATTACTTAAAGAATGGCTTCACGAAGTTCATATAA
- a CDS encoding glycosyltransferase family A protein, producing MVQIFIPTLGRESIKHTLDALKVQSFKDFEIILISKKELNINNVNKIIILRGGYFEEAINLALENLNPDDIALFTDDDAIPSQQWVEGHIEFHDKNPSIYVASGEVIGEKWKNYPNALFKKFRNTEYMMPYNEKFNEYTGFLTRLGLSVDREDLGTHNVEKSLAIAGVNMSLKTNFFINYKIPTFSLRGSYNETVLALHGISLGGDSATFKGARVYHKGNESLSRSKDPYIDKYLCLEKHVLPYAVNTIFKIDTTMLKEFISLLDDGVPKLGLSLALKGITNNYTFSQFRQELIKLYELREAIL from the coding sequence ATGGTTCAAATTTTTATTCCTACTTTAGGAAGAGAATCTATTAAACATACATTAGATGCATTAAAAGTACAATCATTTAAAGATTTTGAGATTATATTAATCTCAAAAAAGGAACTTAACATAAACAACGTTAATAAAATAATTATACTGAGAGGAGGATACTTTGAAGAAGCAATTAACTTAGCCTTAGAAAATTTAAATCCTGATGATATAGCGTTATTTACAGATGATGATGCAATACCTTCACAGCAATGGGTAGAAGGACACATAGAATTTCATGATAAGAATCCGTCAATTTATGTGGCATCAGGAGAAGTTATAGGAGAAAAATGGAAGAATTACCCAAATGCTCTATTTAAGAAATTTAGAAATACTGAGTACATGATGCCCTATAATGAAAAATTTAACGAATATACTGGATTTCTTACAAGGTTAGGATTAAGCGTAGATAGAGAAGATTTAGGAACACATAACGTAGAAAAATCCTTAGCAATAGCTGGAGTAAATATGAGTTTAAAGACAAATTTTTTCATAAATTATAAAATCCCTACATTCTCTCTAAGAGGAAGCTATAATGAGACTGTTTTAGCACTTCACGGTATATCATTAGGAGGAGACTCTGCTACATTTAAGGGTGCAAGAGTTTACCATAAAGGTAATGAATCTCTCTCAAGAAGCAAGGATCCTTATATTGATAAATATCTTTGTTTGGAAAAACATGTTTTACCTTATGCAGTAAATACTATATTTAAAATTGATACTACGATGTTAAAGGAATTTATCTCCTTACTAGATGACGGAGTCCCTAAGCTGGGTTTATCGTTAGCTCTAAAGGGTATTACTAACAATTATACTTTTTCACAATTCAGACAGGAATTAATCAAATTATATGAACTTCGTGAAGCCATTCTTTAA
- a CDS encoding XdhC family protein, whose amino-acid sequence MKIVIFTSSKEAQMEEPVICDRDTVKIDGSKCAGRSLGIAPYIAKYLKDLGFYVIIIDPFAEENEYDANEVIKGEVFSISDELIKGNYVIVSTKHVYDTWAIMKSVLAGAKAIQVVMSIKRARIILGRLIKAGISKEELRRLRIPAGLDIGSKTEKEIALSIVAEILTMERGTSGLPLSKVKEFEKVVDEL is encoded by the coding sequence ATGAAGATTGTTATATTCACATCTTCTAAAGAGGCACAAATGGAAGAACCAGTAATTTGTGACAGAGATACCGTAAAAATAGATGGAAGTAAATGTGCAGGTAGGAGCTTAGGTATAGCGCCCTATATTGCAAAATACTTAAAAGACCTTGGTTTTTACGTGATAATCATAGATCCTTTTGCTGAAGAAAATGAGTACGACGCTAATGAAGTTATTAAAGGAGAAGTTTTCAGTATATCTGACGAATTAATAAAAGGTAATTACGTTATTGTAAGCACTAAGCATGTTTATGATACATGGGCTATAATGAAGAGTGTTTTAGCAGGAGCTAAGGCAATTCAAGTAGTTATGAGTATAAAGAGGGCTAGAATTATTCTGGGAAGACTAATAAAGGCTGGAATATCTAAGGAAGAATTGAGAAGATTAAGAATACCAGCAGGGTTAGATATAGGTTCTAAAACGGAGAAAGAAATTGCTTTAAGTATAGTTGCAGAAATTTTAACTATGGAAAGAGGTACAAGCGGCCTACCCTTAAGTAAAGTTAAGGAGTTTGAGAAAGTTGTTGATGAATTATAA
- the tsaA gene encoding tRNA (N6-threonylcarbamoyladenosine(37)-N6)-methyltransferase TrmO, with amino-acid sequence MLMNYKPIGYVKRGDGCSLDEPVEIIIFDEYKDGLIGLNEFSHAIIIYHLHLAKFSGLTKLRHGTAVGIFATRSPNRPNPIGISVVKIMGINGNILHVIGINAYNETPVLDIKPYDQLDSILNPKVPSWHLINNRPCL; translated from the coding sequence TTGTTGATGAATTATAAGCCAATAGGATATGTTAAGAGAGGAGATGGCTGCAGTTTAGATGAACCGGTAGAAATAATTATTTTTGACGAGTATAAAGACGGATTAATAGGATTAAACGAGTTTTCCCATGCAATAATAATTTATCACCTTCACCTTGCTAAGTTTTCTGGCTTAACAAAACTCAGACACGGAACTGCAGTAGGAATATTTGCAACTAGAAGCCCTAATAGACCTAACCCTATAGGAATTTCAGTAGTTAAAATCATGGGCATTAATGGTAACATATTACATGTAATTGGAATTAATGCATATAACGAAACTCCTGTCCTAGATATAAAGCCCTATGATCAATTAGATTCGATACTTAATCCTAAAGTTCCATCGTGGCATTTAATAAACAATAGGCCTTGCCTTTAG
- a CDS encoding metallopeptidase TldD-related protein — protein MEDKQVKEKVVFSNLRYYFLLMQTYELMEEIAHLIPASGIYRESRKIKVNRYLSKSGWVLNKFEGKEEDIKPHEECESYVSPAVKEWEKLDEILCKLNDITVTVKKVYRKINNCTEEKILNYVEYNGLKFAYAGKPSDLKAVEDFLKMQSVSMNERILGLERTNIILDPEATAHVFHQFMSFLKGDNSRIKLGERISREITVYDDPLSESLIGFSTFDDEGVKTRKKEIIGDGTILEYLGTLTTKNGNPGNARGILPIPDYFNLIIKPKDWGFQELIQDTKNGLLVLGVKKSEIVKNSIRIFPRNSMLIGYGGAVVREIAIPLQELVTIDAISKEVKSVYIDDEHGGISPFIRLKARPIVY, from the coding sequence ATGGAAGATAAGCAAGTAAAAGAAAAGGTAGTTTTTTCTAATTTAAGGTATTATTTTTTGTTAATGCAAACTTATGAGCTAATGGAAGAGATTGCTCATTTAATTCCTGCCTCCGGAATTTATAGAGAATCTAGAAAAATCAAGGTAAATAGATACTTATCTAAGTCAGGCTGGGTTTTAAATAAATTTGAAGGTAAAGAGGAAGATATAAAACCTCATGAAGAATGCGAGTCCTATGTATCTCCAGCAGTAAAAGAATGGGAAAAGCTAGATGAGATTTTGTGCAAGTTGAACGACATTACCGTTACTGTAAAAAAAGTATATAGAAAAATTAATAATTGTACTGAGGAAAAAATTCTGAATTACGTTGAATATAACGGATTAAAATTTGCCTATGCTGGAAAGCCATCAGATCTTAAGGCCGTGGAAGATTTCCTAAAGATGCAAAGTGTCTCAATGAATGAGAGAATTCTAGGGCTAGAGAGAACTAACATAATCTTGGATCCAGAAGCTACGGCTCATGTATTTCATCAATTTATGAGCTTTTTGAAAGGAGATAACTCAAGAATAAAGCTGGGAGAAAGAATTTCACGCGAAATAACAGTTTATGATGATCCTCTTAGTGAGAGCCTCATAGGTTTTTCTACATTTGATGATGAAGGCGTTAAGACTAGGAAGAAGGAAATTATTGGTGATGGAACAATTCTAGAATATTTAGGAACTTTAACTACTAAAAACGGAAATCCTGGTAATGCTAGAGGAATATTACCTATTCCAGATTATTTTAACTTGATTATAAAACCTAAAGATTGGGGATTTCAAGAATTAATACAAGATACTAAAAACGGACTATTGGTTCTGGGAGTTAAAAAGAGCGAAATTGTGAAAAATAGCATCAGAATATTTCCTAGAAATTCGATGCTAATAGGTTATGGCGGTGCAGTTGTGAGAGAAATTGCAATACCTTTACAAGAATTAGTTACAATAGACGCAATATCTAAAGAAGTTAAGAGTGTCTACATAGATGATGAACACGGAGGAATTTCACCTTTTATTAGGCTAAAGGCAAGGCCTATTGTTTATTAA
- the priX gene encoding DNA primase noncatalytic subunit PriX, with translation MVKIILHYPDDTPAGYVVYQDGISKVYDENDNFLFEVEGIFPPIPSKVNYSWIDTVLEKGLPDGRKRFILYVAARYLANVKNLNEEETLEKLKDFYYRTGTGRIYDAWIRSVIKGVKSKGLRPPSLKKLQEKDPELYEEVKRILG, from the coding sequence ATAGTTAAAATAATTTTACATTATCCAGATGACACTCCTGCAGGATATGTCGTATATCAAGATGGAATATCCAAAGTTTACGATGAAAATGATAACTTCTTATTTGAAGTTGAAGGTATATTTCCCCCAATACCATCAAAAGTAAACTATAGTTGGATAGACACAGTTCTGGAAAAAGGTCTTCCTGATGGCAGAAAGAGGTTCATATTGTATGTTGCAGCTAGATATTTAGCTAATGTTAAGAACCTTAATGAAGAAGAAACATTAGAAAAATTGAAGGATTTTTATTACAGAACTGGGACAGGAAGGATTTATGATGCGTGGATAAGATCCGTAATAAAGGGAGTTAAGAGTAAAGGATTGAGACCCCCTTCCCTTAAGAAACTTCAAGAGAAGGATCCTGAACTTTATGAGGAAGTTAAAAGAATCTTAGGTTAA
- a CDS encoding adenine nucleotide alpha hydrolase family protein yields the protein MRCSECRKEAIIKIPYANKYLCKEHFIEWFENRIERTVRKYKMLEGTKKLAVAVSGGKDSTSLFHVLTKIAEKEGIEIFGITIDLGIDMGKKYSSKSVEFAVKNYEMLGAKYRIVRLGEEYGFTIDEAKVKIRRPVCSTCGLTKRYVLEKVAKDEGADTLATGHNLNDVAQYVLTGYYNGDILSLARLRPVSPAENGYIKKIKPLFLSPEKEIMTYAIVKGIPFIYDSCPHTFRVGGETQDKIRRSAEEMEDKIPGFMISLVTNFEEKFRPLMEDIPKETLGKCKICGMPTNKDREICSFCATKIKLTEVKINS from the coding sequence ATGAGATGCAGCGAGTGCAGAAAAGAAGCAATAATTAAGATACCTTACGCTAATAAGTACCTTTGCAAAGAGCACTTCATAGAATGGTTCGAAAATAGAATTGAAAGAACGGTTAGAAAATATAAAATGCTTGAAGGAACAAAGAAATTGGCCGTAGCTGTTTCAGGCGGTAAAGATAGTACTAGTTTGTTTCACGTTTTAACTAAAATAGCAGAAAAGGAAGGCATTGAGATTTTCGGTATAACAATAGACTTAGGAATAGATATGGGCAAAAAGTACTCATCTAAAAGTGTGGAATTTGCAGTTAAAAACTACGAAATGCTTGGTGCCAAATACAGAATTGTTAGGCTAGGAGAAGAATACGGTTTTACTATAGATGAAGCAAAGGTAAAGATAAGGAGGCCTGTATGCAGTACTTGCGGACTTACAAAAAGGTATGTCTTAGAAAAGGTTGCAAAAGATGAGGGAGCAGATACCCTTGCTACGGGTCATAATCTTAATGACGTTGCACAATATGTTCTAACTGGATACTATAATGGAGATATACTGAGTCTAGCAAGGTTAAGACCGGTGTCTCCTGCTGAAAACGGTTATATAAAGAAAATCAAACCTCTCTTTTTATCTCCTGAAAAGGAAATAATGACTTATGCTATAGTTAAGGGAATACCTTTCATTTATGACTCATGTCCGCACACTTTTAGAGTCGGAGGAGAAACACAAGATAAGATAAGAAGATCAGCAGAAGAAATGGAGGATAAAATACCGGGTTTTATGATATCTCTAGTAACTAATTTTGAGGAAAAATTCAGACCTCTAATGGAAGATATTCCTAAGGAAACTTTAGGAAAGTGTAAAATATGTGGAATGCCTACGAATAAAGACAGAGAAATTTGCTCATTCTGTGCAACTAAAATAAAATTAACTGAGGTGAAGATAAATAGTTAA
- a CDS encoding DEAD/DEAH box helicase has product MFKNLSEELTRALQEANYNNPTKVQELTIPEMLQGNSVLAQAKTGSGKTAAYLIPILEKGDQALVLTPTRELAEQVADEAKKLGKYKSMSIGVIIGGVPYSTQDREVKKDIVIGTPGRILDLWGKGELELSRFSVAIVDEVDRMFDMGFIDDVKMILKNTNPNIYGFFSATVPEEVEDLAKEFSPNIKFLKVDDIKPVEIEHLFYEVKGWRDKISKLKDELDDNEKTIVFVNTKKSVEELYDELRDDFEISLLHGDLPQKIRLRNLSSFRKGKTNVLLSTDLAARGIDVIDVTRVINFDTPRDVETYIHRVGRTGRMGRKGLAITFYTRRDTQLILRIKDLIRGKKLEVQ; this is encoded by the coding sequence ATGTTTAAAAATCTTAGCGAAGAGCTTACAAGAGCTTTGCAGGAAGCAAATTACAATAATCCCACTAAAGTTCAAGAATTAACAATACCCGAAATGTTACAAGGAAATAGTGTTTTAGCCCAAGCAAAGACAGGTTCTGGAAAAACGGCTGCATATTTAATTCCTATTCTTGAAAAAGGAGATCAAGCTTTAGTATTAACTCCTACAAGGGAGTTAGCAGAACAAGTAGCCGATGAAGCTAAAAAACTAGGGAAATACAAAAGCATGAGTATAGGTGTTATCATTGGTGGTGTTCCTTACTCCACTCAAGATAGAGAAGTTAAGAAAGATATAGTTATAGGAACTCCAGGCAGAATTCTAGATTTATGGGGCAAGGGCGAGTTAGAGCTCTCACGTTTTTCCGTAGCAATAGTTGATGAAGTTGATAGAATGTTCGATATGGGCTTTATAGACGACGTCAAAATGATATTAAAGAATACTAACCCAAATATTTATGGGTTCTTTTCCGCAACTGTTCCAGAAGAGGTAGAAGATCTAGCAAAGGAGTTCTCTCCTAATATTAAGTTTTTAAAAGTAGACGACATTAAACCTGTGGAAATAGAGCATTTATTTTATGAGGTAAAAGGATGGAGAGATAAGATATCTAAATTAAAAGACGAATTAGACGATAATGAGAAAACCATTGTTTTTGTAAATACGAAAAAGAGTGTTGAAGAACTTTACGATGAATTGAGAGATGACTTTGAAATTTCCTTACTTCACGGCGATTTGCCGCAGAAAATTAGGTTAAGAAATCTATCATCTTTTAGAAAGGGTAAAACTAATGTGCTACTTTCAACTGACTTAGCCGCAAGAGGTATTGACGTCATAGATGTCACCAGAGTAATAAATTTTGACACTCCAAGGGATGTAGAAACTTATATTCATAGAGTAGGTAGGACTGGAAGAATGGGGAGAAAAGGACTCGCAATAACTTTCTATACTAGAAGGGATACTCAATTAATTTTGAGAATAAAAGATTTAATAAGAGGTAAAAAATTGGAAGTGCAGTAG
- a CDS encoding helix-turn-helix domain-containing protein has product MNLADKILALLYDRGELTAAEIAESLRQDEENIKLTLKGMEKEGLVLEKEKGLLFKKKVFSLTPTGLEKANKVKEDLQNKANKLMTAIQQGEDPQVIVQEYADLIPLMMAMSLIDMMMLQDLLFIDFMNF; this is encoded by the coding sequence ATGAATCTAGCAGACAAGATACTTGCATTGCTATACGATAGAGGAGAATTAACGGCTGCAGAGATTGCTGAAAGCTTAAGGCAAGATGAGGAAAACATCAAGTTAACGTTAAAAGGCATGGAAAAAGAAGGGTTAGTTCTTGAAAAGGAAAAGGGGCTATTATTTAAAAAGAAGGTTTTCTCATTAACTCCAACGGGTTTAGAAAAGGCTAATAAAGTGAAGGAAGATTTGCAAAATAAAGCAAACAAGCTTATGACTGCAATACAGCAAGGAGAAGATCCACAAGTAATAGTTCAAGAATACGCAGATTTGATACCTCTCATGATGGCAATGTCCTTAATAGATATGATGATGTTGCAAGATCTATTATTTATAGATTTTATGAATTTCTAA
- a CDS encoding sodium:solute symporter — MNVNYLSLAVFLILFAIFSFLGFYGAKWRKGDLNKLSEWGLGGRKLGTFLVWFLLGADLFTAYSFIAVPAGIFASGSLYFFAIPYVAWGFGVALLTMPRLWNVSRNKGYVTAADFVKDRFNSRSLAILVALTGVVAELPYIALQIVGMEAVLAVLLAGLGISGKVITEISLVLAFIVLAAFTFVSGLRGAALTGVFKDMLIWITVITVIIIVPIEIGGFSKAFTDLSTNFAAYHLSTVTGSKVPPAMETLPIKLAPAYFSLALGSSFALYLYPHAINGSLSSESEKKLVYSTSFLPVYGIGLALISLFGVLVYAVPGALGLIAKTGNGALAVPALIACTMPPYFVGLAFLAIFIGGLVPASIMAIAVANLFVRNVIKEFKPDIPPYSEAKLAKWTSTIFKFLALGFVFVVPATYAIQLQLLGGIIVSQTLPAVFLGLYTDKLESKSLIAGWAAGIISGVGLEYYVNFIELHLSVFKTSLMSTPLGPLFIAIFALAINLAVTLAGTAIAYSMGWRPKSKIKEEEIVKVTQ; from the coding sequence ATGAACGTAAATTACTTAAGTTTGGCAGTATTCTTAATACTATTTGCAATCTTCTCCTTCTTAGGATTCTATGGAGCAAAATGGAGAAAAGGAGATTTAAATAAGCTGAGCGAATGGGGACTAGGAGGAAGGAAATTAGGTACTTTTCTAGTATGGTTCTTACTAGGTGCTGACCTATTTACTGCTTATTCGTTCATAGCAGTACCTGCTGGTATATTTGCTTCTGGATCATTGTATTTCTTTGCAATCCCTTATGTAGCGTGGGGATTCGGAGTTGCATTACTGACAATGCCTAGATTATGGAACGTTTCAAGAAATAAAGGTTATGTAACTGCAGCAGATTTCGTTAAAGACAGATTTAATAGTAGAAGTTTAGCAATACTCGTAGCATTAACAGGAGTTGTTGCAGAACTACCATATATAGCATTGCAAATAGTTGGAATGGAAGCAGTACTAGCTGTATTATTAGCAGGATTAGGAATATCTGGCAAAGTCATTACTGAAATCTCACTAGTGCTGGCTTTCATTGTTTTGGCAGCTTTCACATTCGTAAGCGGATTGAGAGGTGCAGCGCTAACAGGCGTATTTAAGGATATGCTAATATGGATTACAGTTATTACAGTAATAATTATTGTTCCAATAGAAATAGGAGGATTTTCTAAGGCATTTACAGATTTATCAACAAACTTTGCTGCTTACCATTTATCTACAGTTACTGGAAGTAAAGTTCCTCCCGCAATGGAAACTTTACCAATAAAATTAGCTCCTGCATATTTCTCATTAGCATTAGGAAGCTCTTTTGCATTATATTTATATCCTCACGCAATTAACGGCTCATTATCATCCGAGAGCGAGAAGAAACTAGTGTACAGTACATCATTCCTACCAGTTTACGGAATAGGTTTAGCACTGATATCATTATTTGGAGTTCTAGTTTATGCAGTGCCTGGAGCATTAGGTCTTATTGCAAAAACTGGCAATGGAGCATTAGCAGTACCTGCTCTGATAGCTTGCACAATGCCTCCCTACTTTGTAGGTTTAGCTTTCTTAGCAATATTCATTGGCGGTTTAGTCCCAGCATCAATAATGGCAATCGCAGTAGCAAACTTATTCGTAAGGAATGTAATAAAGGAGTTCAAACCAGACATACCGCCTTATTCAGAGGCAAAATTAGCTAAGTGGACTTCAACGATATTTAAGTTCCTAGCCTTAGGTTTCGTATTCGTAGTACCAGCAACTTATGCAATACAATTGCAACTATTAGGAGGAATAATAGTTTCGCAAACACTGCCTGCAGTATTCTTAGGGCTTTATACTGACAAGTTAGAATCTAAATCATTGATAGCTGGTTGGGCTGCAGGAATAATATCAGGTGTTGGATTGGAATACTATGTAAACTTTATAGAACTTCACTTAAGTGTATTCAAGACGTCTCTAATGTCAACTCCTCTAGGACCTCTATTCATTGCAATATTTGCTTTAGCAATTAATCTGGCAGTAACATTAGCAGGTACTGCAATAGCTTACTCAATGGGCTGGAGACCAAAGAGCAAAATAAAAGAAGAAGAAATAGTAAAAGTTACTCAATAA